Proteins encoded by one window of Verrucomicrobiota bacterium:
- the selA gene encoding L-seryl-tRNA(Sec) selenium transferase produces MPSDHKQELLKRIPSITELLKSPVVADWLLRQPAPLVTECLRRAVAQLRQQVLADTAGHCGAQHVTAESVLERAGALLKQATTPHLREAINATGIILHTGLGRAVFPECVVDSMQGELKGFTTLAVDPETGERVERDELVEYLLTELTGAEAATVVNNNAAATMLVLAALATRREVIVSRGQLIEIGGSFRLPEVMAQSQAILKEVGATNRTHLKDYRNAITPDTAALMRVHPSNYRIVGFTSEPSLRKLTELAHERGILMIDDLGAGALLDLEQFGLPHEPTGRESIAAGADLVLFSGDKLIGASQAGVVVGRKDLIERLRKHPLMRALRVDKTCLLVLERTLQLFRNPEKLRQTHPTYRMICTPKAQLEQRARDLCEAIATTAPKVATSIKDGVAYLGSGSLPTEALPSCLVTVAAPGLKTADLAQRLRMDPACVFGRIEDDCVCLDMRTLTDAQIPTVATALHRISIA; encoded by the coding sequence ATGCCATCAGACCATAAACAGGAATTATTAAAGCGGATACCGTCCATCACGGAATTGCTGAAAAGTCCAGTGGTTGCCGACTGGCTGCTGCGCCAGCCCGCGCCCTTGGTCACCGAATGCCTGCGGCGGGCCGTCGCGCAATTGCGCCAACAGGTGCTGGCAGACACGGCCGGACATTGCGGCGCGCAGCACGTCACGGCGGAATCTGTCTTGGAGCGCGCCGGGGCCTTGCTAAAGCAGGCCACCACACCACACCTGCGCGAGGCCATCAACGCCACCGGCATCATTCTGCACACCGGCCTGGGCCGGGCAGTGTTCCCGGAATGCGTGGTGGACTCCATGCAAGGCGAACTGAAGGGTTTCACCACGCTGGCGGTGGACCCAGAAACCGGCGAGCGCGTGGAACGGGACGAACTGGTAGAATACCTGCTGACTGAATTAACCGGGGCCGAGGCGGCCACGGTGGTGAACAATAATGCCGCCGCCACCATGCTGGTGCTGGCGGCTTTGGCAACCCGGCGGGAAGTGATTGTTTCACGCGGGCAACTGATCGAAATCGGCGGCTCGTTCCGCCTGCCGGAAGTCATGGCGCAAAGCCAGGCCATTCTGAAGGAAGTCGGTGCCACCAACCGGACTCACCTCAAAGATTACCGGAATGCCATCACCCCGGACACCGCCGCGCTCATGCGGGTACACCCCAGCAACTATCGCATTGTGGGTTTCACCAGCGAACCTTCCCTGCGTAAACTTACCGAACTGGCGCACGAACGGGGTATTCTGATGATTGACGATCTGGGCGCCGGGGCGTTGCTGGACCTGGAGCAGTTTGGGCTGCCGCACGAGCCAACCGGGCGCGAATCCATTGCGGCGGGCGCGGACTTGGTGCTGTTCAGCGGGGATAAACTGATTGGCGCCAGCCAGGCTGGCGTGGTGGTGGGCCGCAAAGATTTGATCGAGCGCCTGCGCAAACATCCGCTCATGCGCGCCCTGCGCGTGGACAAAACCTGCCTGCTGGTGTTGGAACGCACGCTGCAATTATTCCGCAATCCAGAAAAGTTGCGGCAGACCCACCCCACCTACCGCATGATTTGCACCCCCAAGGCGCAACTGGAACAACGCGCCCGGGATTTATGCGAAGCCATCGCCACGACCGCTCCCAAAGTGGCTACCAGTATCAAGGATGGCGTGGCGTATCTGGGCAGCGGTTCATTGCCGACCGAAGCGCTTCCCAGTTGCCTGGTGACGGTTGCCGCGCCGGGCCTCAAGACAGCGGACCTGGCGCAACGTTTGCGGATGGACCCCGCCTGCGTGTTTGGCCGGATCGAAGATGACTGCGTTTGCCTGGACATGCGCACGCTGACGGATGCGCAAATCCCCACGGTGGCCACAGCGTTACACCGCATTAGCATCGCGTAA
- a CDS encoding PQQ-binding-like beta-propeller repeat protein translates to MNIKILLVAALVASSLHAENWPCWRGPRLDGTSLETKVPTQWDTNQNILWKTALPGMGHASPIVYGDRLFTVTALPEANERCLLCLDRRDGKILWQTVALTSSLEVMHKLNSPASSTPATDGQRVFTAFLDGKEMVVAAYDFNGKQQWLVRPGAFSSKHGFCSSPIVYQDKVIVNGDHDGDGYMVALDRQSGKQLWKIDRPNKTRSYVVPAIYDIGGRTQMVLSGTKCVTSYNPQDGSLFWIIDGPTEQFVASMVYGKKADLMFITGGFPDHHILAIDPHGNGNVTQTHIRWRTNKGVAYVPSPIVEGDYFLVVSDGGVAHCFEAATGELLWQERTGEQHASLVSANGLVYFLNDLGITRVIKPGRECQILATNDLGEKCFASPAISDGQMFIRGFKNLYCIGTAGKK, encoded by the coding sequence ATGAATATAAAAATTTTACTCGTCGCCGCGCTGGTAGCCAGCTCGTTACATGCTGAAAACTGGCCGTGCTGGCGCGGACCGCGTCTGGATGGGACCAGCCTTGAAACCAAGGTGCCCACCCAATGGGATACCAACCAGAATATCCTATGGAAAACCGCGTTGCCCGGCATGGGCCACGCCTCGCCCATCGTGTATGGTGATCGCCTTTTCACGGTAACCGCGCTGCCCGAGGCGAATGAACGGTGCTTGCTCTGTCTGGACCGTCGGGATGGCAAGATTCTCTGGCAAACCGTGGCGTTGACGAGCTCGCTAGAGGTCATGCACAAACTGAACAGCCCGGCCTCAAGCACTCCGGCAACGGATGGGCAACGGGTGTTCACTGCCTTTCTGGATGGCAAGGAGATGGTGGTGGCAGCGTATGATTTTAACGGCAAACAGCAATGGCTGGTTCGACCGGGAGCGTTTTCCAGCAAGCACGGTTTTTGCAGTTCACCGATTGTTTATCAGGATAAGGTGATTGTGAATGGCGATCACGATGGCGATGGTTACATGGTCGCCCTGGATCGGCAGTCGGGCAAACAACTCTGGAAAATTGACCGCCCCAACAAAACCCGGAGTTATGTCGTGCCCGCCATTTATGACATCGGCGGCCGGACACAAATGGTGCTGTCGGGAACCAAATGTGTCACCAGTTATAATCCCCAGGATGGTTCGTTGTTTTGGATCATTGACGGTCCCACCGAGCAGTTTGTGGCCTCAATGGTCTATGGCAAAAAGGCGGATTTGATGTTCATTACCGGTGGCTTTCCGGATCATCATATTCTGGCGATTGACCCGCATGGCAATGGCAATGTCACCCAAACTCACATTCGCTGGCGCACCAATAAAGGCGTGGCCTATGTGCCTTCGCCCATCGTTGAAGGGGATTATTTCCTGGTGGTGTCGGATGGCGGCGTGGCGCATTGTTTTGAGGCGGCCACCGGGGAGTTGCTGTGGCAGGAACGCACTGGTGAGCAGCACGCGTCGTTGGTTTCAGCCAATGGCTTGGTCTATTTCCTGAATGATTTGGGCATTACTCGGGTCATCAAGCCCGGTCGGGAATGCCAGATCTTGGCGACCAATGATCTGGGTGAAAAATGTTTTGCTTCGCCGGCCATCAGCGATGGGCAGATGTTCATTCGCGGCTTCAAGAACCTGTACTGCATTGGCACAGCCGGGAAGAAGTAG
- a CDS encoding TetR/AcrR family transcriptional regulator, which yields MVKSYVKKPRSDSEQRANILEAAIPVFAEKGRKGASIRLVAQAAGVNSALIYYYFENKDMLFREAVRSVVLGMLEQLQTGLRPFANAHERLGYLVNCIMDYYSAHPNRMRLMGIVHALYGEVLGQVLQDTVTKVRLVPLEILQEGMTLGQIKPANPLQIWWSLLGSCVFTLFMSDAVSHVNPAVLPVKIPSLEEHRQQIIGLFCDGLAANAKTKHKTTLK from the coding sequence ATGGTTAAATCATACGTTAAAAAGCCACGCTCTGACTCAGAACAACGGGCTAACATCCTCGAAGCCGCCATCCCGGTCTTTGCCGAAAAAGGCCGCAAAGGCGCTTCCATCCGCCTCGTCGCCCAAGCCGCCGGCGTCAACAGCGCCCTGATCTACTATTACTTTGAAAACAAGGACATGCTGTTTCGCGAAGCGGTGCGCTCGGTTGTGCTGGGCATGCTGGAACAGCTCCAAACCGGGTTGCGCCCGTTTGCCAACGCCCACGAACGCCTCGGCTACCTGGTGAATTGCATCATGGATTATTACAGTGCGCACCCGAACCGGATGCGCCTGATGGGCATCGTGCATGCCCTTTACGGCGAGGTGCTGGGCCAAGTGTTACAGGACACCGTCACCAAAGTGCGACTGGTGCCACTGGAAATTTTACAGGAAGGCATGACGTTGGGACAAATCAAACCGGCCAACCCGCTGCAAATCTGGTGGAGCCTGTTGGGTAGTTGCGTTTTCACCCTGTTTATGAGCGACGCGGTCAGTCACGTGAACCCGGCCGTGCTACCGGTGAAAATCCCCTCCTTGGAGGAACATCGGCAACAGATCATCGGCCTGTTCTGTGATGGGCTGGCAGCGAATGCGAAGACCAAGCACAAAACGACACTAAAGTAA
- a CDS encoding efflux RND transporter periplasmic adaptor subunit, with amino-acid sequence MQANHKAGCGFSETREQREYQQPLRTSGFGFLSDFGLSDFGFGRTGSSTAHHATTTFLPLLCLCALALFLAGCEPKGIQADGSGTIECTQVQVAPQVGGRLLQLPPREGARLKKGDLVAQIDTSDFVLKRDEARAVIAQAQAQLDLLLAGSRADDIQRAREQVREAQVIAKGAVTDLERLKPVYERKSATQKQLDDAQTFVDRTAAAVAVAEQNVQRLVNGNRQEEIRVAQTQVDLAKTRLAQVEKNISDCTVFAPMDGIVTTRSREDGEVVGAGTTLITLSRLDEVWLSVYIPETRLGKVKLGHSARVKIDGEAREYKGTITFVSPEAEFTPRNAQTPDERAKLVYRVKITLPNPEGVFKPGMPADGFLD; translated from the coding sequence ATGCAAGCGAATCATAAGGCAGGTTGTGGCTTCTCGGAAACACGGGAGCAACGTGAATATCAGCAACCGCTTCGGACTTCGGGTTTCGGATTTCTTTCGGACTTCGGGCTTTCGGACTTCGGATTTGGCAGGACAGGAAGCTCCACTGCGCACCACGCGACAACTACCTTTCTTCCCCTGCTCTGCTTGTGCGCTCTGGCGCTATTTCTCGCGGGTTGCGAGCCGAAGGGCATTCAAGCAGATGGTTCCGGCACCATTGAATGCACGCAGGTCCAAGTGGCCCCCCAAGTGGGAGGCCGCTTGCTCCAACTGCCGCCCCGCGAAGGCGCGAGGCTCAAGAAAGGCGACCTGGTCGCCCAAATTGACACGTCGGATTTTGTGCTAAAACGCGACGAGGCGCGGGCCGTCATCGCCCAAGCCCAGGCGCAACTGGACTTGCTGCTGGCCGGTTCCCGCGCGGACGACATCCAGCGCGCGCGCGAACAGGTGCGCGAGGCCCAGGTGATCGCCAAGGGAGCCGTGACCGATCTGGAACGCCTCAAGCCGGTGTACGAACGCAAAAGCGCCACGCAAAAACAATTGGATGACGCACAGACCTTCGTGGACCGCACCGCCGCCGCCGTAGCGGTCGCGGAACAAAACGTGCAACGCCTGGTGAACGGTAACCGCCAGGAGGAAATCCGCGTCGCCCAAACCCAGGTGGACCTGGCTAAAACCCGCCTGGCGCAGGTGGAGAAAAACATCAGCGATTGCACTGTGTTTGCCCCCATGGATGGGATCGTCACCACCCGCAGCCGGGAGGATGGAGAAGTCGTCGGCGCCGGAACCACGCTAATCACCCTGTCGCGATTGGATGAAGTCTGGCTCTCCGTGTATATCCCCGAAACGCGCTTGGGCAAAGTCAAGCTGGGCCATTCCGCTCGCGTGAAGATTGATGGCGAGGCGCGGGAATACAAAGGCACCATCACCTTTGTCTCGCCCGAGGCCGAATTCACCCCGCGCAACGCCCAGACCCCGGATGAACGCGCCAAACTGGTGTATCGTGTCAAAATCACCCTACCGAATCCGGAAGGCGTTTTCAAACCCGGCATGCCTGCGGATGGGTTCTTGGACTAG
- a CDS encoding ABC transporter ATP-binding protein, producing MNTNEPSIAIETRGLARAFGAVQAVQGLDLSVKRGEMFGLVGPDGAGKSTAIRLLCGILHPTGGTGQVLGCDLTTKADAIKSRIGYLSQNFTLYGDLTVDENIEFFADLHGVPDYKKRRDELLSFTRLTPFRKRLAQALSGGMKKKLALACTLIHTPELIFLDEPSTGVDPVSRGEFWNILTDILQQGVTILMTTPYLDEAERCHRISLMHRGRTFMHGTPAEVKAAMPGKIYRIECPNPAGAYQSLRARWSPNHLVLYGESLHLWAPGGLSDAQSTAAWLETRQLGPVTFAETEPTLEDAFIALLGEQTTNEEAA from the coding sequence ATGAACACAAACGAACCATCCATCGCGATTGAGACTCGCGGTCTGGCACGCGCCTTTGGCGCAGTGCAAGCGGTGCAAGGCTTGGACCTGTCCGTCAAACGCGGCGAGATGTTCGGGCTGGTGGGGCCTGATGGCGCGGGCAAAAGCACGGCCATCCGCCTGCTCTGCGGCATCCTGCATCCCACCGGCGGGACGGGCCAGGTGCTGGGCTGCGACCTGACCACCAAGGCCGACGCCATCAAATCGCGCATCGGCTATCTCTCGCAAAACTTCACGCTCTACGGCGATCTGACCGTGGATGAGAACATCGAGTTCTTCGCCGATTTGCATGGAGTACCGGACTATAAGAAACGGCGGGATGAGTTGCTGTCATTCACGCGCCTGACGCCATTCCGCAAACGGCTGGCCCAGGCGCTCTCGGGCGGTATGAAGAAAAAGCTGGCGCTGGCCTGCACGCTGATCCATACCCCAGAGCTTATTTTCCTGGACGAACCTTCCACCGGTGTGGACCCGGTTTCGCGCGGTGAATTTTGGAACATCCTCACAGATATCCTGCAACAGGGGGTGACCATCCTGATGACCACACCGTACCTGGACGAAGCGGAGCGTTGCCACCGCATCAGCCTGATGCATCGCGGACGGACGTTCATGCATGGCACCCCGGCAGAGGTCAAAGCCGCCATGCCCGGTAAAATCTATCGCATAGAATGCCCCAATCCAGCCGGAGCTTATCAGTCGCTACGCGCCAGATGGTCCCCCAACCACCTCGTTCTCTACGGCGAAAGCCTACACCTGTGGGCACCGGGCGGCCTAAGCGATGCGCAGTCCACCGCCGCCTGGTTGGAAACCCGGCAACTCGGTCCCGTAACATTTGCCGAAACCGAACCCACTCTGGAAGACGCCTTTATCGCCCTGCTGGGTGAGCAAACCACGAACGAGGAGGCCGCATGA